From a single Deltaproteobacteria bacterium genomic region:
- a CDS encoding extradiol dioxygenase translates to MVSAVGQEETNMGKKYNVGGVAWDRPFKIRRLGHFGFNASDLEASRRFYFDLLGFFVTEPAGAGYFGRHAGDHHSFALFDKKRFNEREYVGAKAKHFREENDINQITWQVQSITEMADATKYFHDIGVEVIREGRAGGGGAQYHLYVWDPADQVFELYYGIEQISWNGYARPVAMRHGTQVAPTEPQLPEYELVNRDLKNGINILDGRRWMHDMPLKYDVDGLLLPQPFKITKVGPVNLFVDDYEQLKRWHTEVMGFTLTEEVEWQGERCGFFRCDNEHHSLSLFPKSWRKKLGLSEQTSNMSFGLQLANYQQLKDGVKFLRDNGVRVETDIIPPELHPGIDYAAYAFDPDGHCLELYYYMEQVGWDGKPRPKELRRKVDPKNWPEMLEPLSDTYNGEPFIGPWA, encoded by the coding sequence ATGGTATCCGCAGTTGGGCAGGAGGAAACGAACATGGGGAAAAAGTACAACGTCGGCGGCGTCGCCTGGGACCGGCCGTTTAAAATTCGCCGCTTGGGCCACTTTGGCTTCAACGCCTCGGACCTCGAAGCGAGCCGGCGTTTCTATTTCGACCTGTTAGGCTTTTTTGTCACCGAGCCGGCCGGCGCGGGCTATTTCGGCCGCCACGCCGGCGACCATCATTCCTTTGCTCTATTCGATAAGAAACGCTTCAACGAGCGCGAGTACGTCGGCGCCAAGGCCAAGCATTTCCGCGAGGAGAACGACATCAACCAGATCACTTGGCAGGTACAAAGCATCACCGAAATGGCCGACGCGACCAAATATTTCCACGACATCGGCGTCGAGGTGATCCGTGAAGGGCGCGCCGGCGGCGGCGGTGCGCAGTACCACCTTTACGTGTGGGACCCGGCCGATCAAGTCTTCGAGCTTTATTACGGCATCGAGCAGATCAGTTGGAATGGCTACGCCCGCCCGGTGGCGATGCGCCACGGTACCCAGGTCGCGCCGACGGAGCCCCAGCTGCCGGAATACGAACTCGTCAACCGCGATCTCAAGAACGGCATCAACATCCTTGACGGCCGGCGTTGGATGCACGACATGCCGCTAAAGTATGATGTCGACGGCTTGCTCTTGCCGCAGCCCTTCAAGATCACCAAAGTTGGGCCGGTGAACCTGTTCGTCGACGATTACGAGCAGCTAAAGCGCTGGCATACCGAAGTGATGGGTTTTACGCTCACCGAAGAGGTCGAATGGCAGGGCGAGCGCTGCGGCTTTTTCCGCTGTGACAACGAGCACCATTCGCTAAGCCTGTTTCCCAAGTCATGGCGCAAGAAATTGGGGCTGAGCGAACAGACATCGAATATGTCCTTCGGCCTGCAGCTCGCGAACTACCAACAGCTCAAGGACGGAGTGAAGTTCCTGCGCGACAACGGCGTGCGCGTCGAGACCGATATTATCCCGCCAGAGCTGCACCCAGGCATCGACTATGCCGCCTACGCCTTTGACCCCGACGGCCATTGCCTGGAGCTTTACTATTATATGGAGCAGGTCGGCTGGGACGGTAAACCGCGACCGAAAGAACTGCGCCGCAAGGTCGATCCAAAAAATTGGCCGGAAATGCTCGAACCTCTGTCGGATACTTATAATGGTGAGCCGTTTATTGGACCGTGGGCGTGA
- a CDS encoding ATP-binding protein: MVNRELKIPENNSFSLFGARGTGKTHLLRGRFPGDSGHYIDLLNPDQNELFNLRPNALTGQLTALKPDVEWVIIDEIQKAPKLLDIVHQQIETTRIKFALTGSNARKLRHGSANLLAGRAFVLHLFPFTARELADGFSLPSALAWGTLPRAVTIDNDEDRRDFLRSYAHTYLQEEITQEQIVRRLDPFRRFLVVAAQMSGQIINFSKIAREIGSSSVTVQSYFQILEDTLIGMLVEPFHESVRQRQRGNPKFYFFDTGVQRALNNTLQVALVPQTYAFGVAFEHFIVNEIQRLQSYGKKDFRISYLRTKDGVEIDLIVERPGMKRALIEIKSTERITDEDIRSLILLGKDVANSEAFCLSRDPMARRIDAVTCLPWQEGLIQLGL; the protein is encoded by the coding sequence ATGGTAAACAGAGAGCTTAAAATACCAGAAAACAACAGTTTTTCCCTATTTGGCGCCAGAGGAACGGGCAAAACCCATTTGCTGAGGGGGCGCTTCCCAGGTGATAGCGGTCATTACATCGATTTGCTTAACCCGGACCAGAATGAGCTATTCAACCTTAGGCCGAACGCTTTGACAGGGCAGCTCACGGCCCTCAAACCAGATGTCGAGTGGGTTATCATTGATGAGATCCAGAAAGCACCGAAGCTCCTCGACATCGTTCATCAACAGATCGAAACGACACGCATCAAATTTGCCTTGACCGGTTCCAATGCGCGCAAACTACGTCACGGCAGCGCCAACCTACTCGCGGGCCGGGCGTTTGTCTTGCATCTGTTTCCGTTTACCGCACGCGAACTCGCCGACGGTTTTTCGCTCCCCAGCGCACTCGCTTGGGGCACGCTGCCGCGCGCGGTGACGATCGACAACGATGAAGACCGCCGCGACTTTTTGCGCAGCTATGCTCATACCTATTTGCAGGAAGAAATCACCCAGGAGCAGATCGTCCGCCGTCTCGACCCGTTTCGACGTTTCCTTGTCGTGGCGGCACAGATGAGCGGCCAAATCATCAACTTCTCGAAAATTGCTCGCGAGATTGGCTCGTCGTCGGTCACCGTACAATCGTACTTTCAGATTCTCGAAGACACTTTGATCGGCATGTTGGTCGAACCGTTTCACGAATCGGTGCGCCAACGCCAGCGAGGCAACCCGAAGTTTTATTTCTTCGATACCGGCGTGCAACGCGCTCTCAATAACACGCTGCAAGTTGCGCTGGTGCCGCAGACCTACGCGTTCGGAGTTGCCTTTGAGCATTTTATCGTGAACGAAATCCAGCGCCTGCAATCCTACGGCAAAAAAGATTTTCGCATCTCTTATCTGCGCACCAAGGACGGCGTCGAGATCGATCTCATCGTCGAGCGACCGGGGATGAAACGTGCGCTTATCGAGATCAAGTCCACCGAACGCATCACCGATGAGGACATCCGGTCGTTGATCCTATTGGGCAAGGATGTGGCGAACAGTGAAGCGTTTTGCTTATCACGGGATCCCATGGCACGGAGGATCGACGCAGTTACCTGTCTGCCATGGCAAGAAGGCCTCATCCAGCTTGGTTTGTGA
- a CDS encoding iron ABC transporter permease, whose translation MLTMMMRNPANMLFVFTTIVLAYLVLPPFFFILHTSLVTDRGLQAGAFTIQHFANIIDSLGDVKILLWNSMVFSVGSAGLALVYGTTLAWLAERSDAPFRKVAYACAYISFAVPGIIKVVGWIMLLGPKAGILNSFGNALIGQPIFNIFTMGGMILVESFLWIPIVFLLMSTPFRSMDPALEEAATTAGSTGWQVFRRVTFPLAVPSVLAVLILTFIRSLEAFEIPALIGIPAGVEVLTTKIYLQIKGGLIPKYGEASAYSIILIVLVALGLIPYYRITSKTYKFTTISGKNYRPHRVALGKWRWVGGLLMLVLPLLQFLPIAAIAWSSFLPFAQPPSAKALQLLTLDNYFSAFNDRGIIRSIMNSVTVSISSATIAVAITFFAAWLVVRASIKARWILDQMAMLPLVFPGIVMGIAILKMYLLLPVPVYGTIWILVLAFIARYVPYGIRFSHSALLSLHKELEEGAMASGASWFQMVRHVVVPLIMPALLAGWIYIFLITFRELSIALLLYSPGSQVVAVTIWELWDNGHVGQLAAFSLVIAIGTVVVGSIFLKIAQRHGLQD comes from the coding sequence ATGTTGACCATGATGATGCGCAATCCAGCTAATATGTTGTTTGTCTTTACAACCATCGTCTTGGCCTACCTCGTCTTACCGCCGTTCTTCTTCATTCTCCACACGAGTCTTGTTACCGACCGCGGCCTTCAAGCGGGCGCTTTTACCATTCAGCACTTCGCGAACATCATCGACTCGCTGGGCGACGTAAAGATACTGCTTTGGAACTCGATGGTTTTTTCCGTTGGCAGCGCTGGCCTTGCCTTGGTCTATGGCACGACGCTGGCCTGGCTTGCCGAGCGCAGCGACGCGCCCTTTCGCAAGGTAGCCTACGCTTGCGCGTACATTTCATTTGCCGTTCCGGGCATCATCAAAGTTGTTGGCTGGATCATGCTGCTGGGTCCGAAAGCGGGCATCCTCAACTCTTTCGGCAACGCCTTGATCGGTCAACCGATCTTCAACATCTTCACCATGGGCGGCATGATTCTCGTCGAGAGCTTTCTCTGGATACCGATCGTATTTTTGCTGATGTCCACCCCGTTCCGCTCGATGGACCCGGCGCTCGAGGAAGCCGCCACAACGGCGGGTAGCACGGGTTGGCAAGTTTTTCGCCGCGTCACCTTTCCCTTGGCCGTGCCCAGCGTGCTGGCGGTGTTGATCCTGACTTTCATCCGGTCATTGGAAGCTTTTGAAATTCCCGCGCTGATCGGCATTCCCGCCGGCGTCGAGGTTTTGACCACGAAGATATATCTGCAAATCAAAGGCGGCTTGATTCCCAAATACGGCGAAGCCAGCGCCTACTCCATCATATTGATCGTGTTGGTCGCCCTCGGTTTGATTCCCTACTACCGCATCACCAGCAAGACCTATAAGTTCACCACCATCAGCGGCAAAAACTATCGCCCGCACCGCGTCGCGCTCGGTAAATGGCGCTGGGTCGGCGGGCTGCTCATGTTGGTGCTGCCGCTCTTGCAGTTCCTGCCCATCGCTGCGATTGCCTGGTCGTCGTTTCTCCCCTTCGCGCAGCCGCCCTCAGCCAAGGCGTTGCAGCTTCTGACCTTGGACAATTACTTCTCCGCCTTCAACGACAGAGGCATTATCCGCTCGATCATGAACAGCGTCACGGTGAGCATCTCTTCGGCCACTATCGCCGTCGCGATCACGTTCTTCGCCGCCTGGCTGGTGGTGCGCGCGTCCATCAAGGCGCGCTGGATTCTCGACCAAATGGCGATGTTGCCTCTAGTGTTCCCCGGCATCGTGATGGGCATTGCGATCTTGAAGATGTATCTCCTGCTGCCGGTGCCGGTGTACGGCACCATCTGGATATTGGTGCTGGCCTTCATCGCGCGCTACGTGCCCTATGGCATTCGCTTCAGCCACTCCGCGCTGTTGAGCCTGCACAAAGAACTCGAAGAGGGCGCCATGGCCAGCGGCGCCAGTTGGTTTCAGATGGTGCGTCACGTCGTTGTGCCGCTGATCATGCCCGCGCTACTCGCCGGCTGGATCTATATTTTCCTGATCACCTTCCGGGAGCTTTCCATTGCGCTATTGCTCTACTCCCCCGGCTCACAGGTTGTCGCCGTGACCATTTGGGAACTGTGGGATAACGGCCACGTCGGCCAGCTCGCTGCGTTTAGCCTCGTGATTGCGATCGGAACCGTCGTCGTGGGCTCTATCTTCTTGAAGATCGCCCAGCGGCACGGGTTGCAAGACTAG
- a CDS encoding FAD-dependent oxidoreductase: protein MAQATQNWDYEADLIIIGSGPAGMSAAIKAVDEGASVIVVEANYDIGGHAIISGGHMALGGGTSAQKKYNIPDSPDTVFADLTDWSVVQPNGTPDFRYNDRALMRAFADHCAIAFEFLLENGVEFVDKAPDNQGASTLGNSALRENHAIWTKGAGLESPNAANGTAVMRPLEASARKKGVRFLLNYWMTEIVREPSMDGWPGHVIGINAKYNPRIMPGQSEPLKSFRSEGNIDNTKPIVALRARKAVMIATGGSTSHLEFRRMFDPRLTAEVQVGGEPYSYQDASGELAGMAVGGALWGLNHQALENGATMRAQRALATKYNYTTWKLESPIFPLVKATGFNVKDWQDLILVDQVGRRFYDETRGDPPHGNNGHQVPEYTHNDHRNTAKLGYTPHKYNFVHAALQMNEYSEAPDYAAGPQWAIFDADAVEREGWKVVPPYVDPDGYFFSANTPRELAAKIKNEYQAKPMNGEILEATVARYNSFVDKGVDEDFAKPTPKYKIQKPPFYAAWGTVIVHDTRSGLRIDAKCRVVDMQGKVIPGLYCAGESAGGFNQHGMGRCVTQGYICGADAAKLPKY from the coding sequence ATGGCACAAGCGACACAAAACTGGGACTACGAAGCGGATCTGATCATCATCGGCTCGGGACCGGCCGGGATGTCCGCGGCGATCAAAGCCGTGGATGAAGGCGCTTCGGTGATCGTCGTTGAAGCGAACTATGACATCGGCGGCCACGCGATCATCAGCGGAGGTCACATGGCGCTCGGCGGCGGCACCAGCGCGCAGAAGAAATACAACATCCCCGACTCGCCGGACACCGTGTTTGCCGACTTGACCGATTGGTCGGTGGTCCAGCCCAATGGCACGCCAGACTTTCGCTACAACGACCGCGCGCTGATGCGCGCCTTTGCCGATCATTGTGCCATTGCTTTTGAGTTCTTGTTGGAGAACGGCGTGGAGTTCGTGGACAAGGCGCCGGACAACCAGGGCGCTTCGACGCTTGGCAATTCCGCGCTACGGGAAAATCATGCGATCTGGACCAAAGGGGCTGGCCTGGAGAGTCCCAATGCCGCTAATGGCACGGCCGTCATGCGGCCGCTGGAGGCGAGCGCGCGCAAAAAAGGCGTGCGCTTTTTGTTGAACTATTGGATGACCGAGATCGTGCGTGAGCCATCGATGGATGGCTGGCCGGGTCACGTGATCGGCATTAACGCCAAGTACAACCCACGTATTATGCCGGGACAGAGCGAGCCGCTGAAGAGTTTTCGCTCCGAAGGCAATATCGATAATACGAAGCCAATAGTCGCATTGCGCGCCCGCAAGGCGGTCATGATCGCCACTGGTGGCAGCACGAGTCATTTAGAATTTCGCCGCATGTTCGACCCGCGTTTGACCGCCGAGGTGCAGGTCGGCGGCGAACCCTACAGCTATCAAGACGCCAGCGGTGAGCTGGCCGGCATGGCGGTGGGCGGCGCGCTGTGGGGCTTGAACCATCAGGCTTTGGAAAACGGCGCGACCATGCGGGCGCAGCGCGCGCTGGCGACCAAGTACAATTACACGACGTGGAAATTGGAGAGTCCGATTTTTCCGCTGGTCAAGGCGACCGGCTTCAACGTCAAAGACTGGCAAGATCTGATTCTCGTCGACCAGGTTGGGCGGCGCTTCTACGACGAAACCAGGGGCGACCCGCCGCACGGCAACAACGGCCACCAGGTGCCTGAGTACACCCACAACGATCACCGCAACACCGCCAAGCTCGGCTACACGCCGCACAAGTATAATTTCGTCCACGCCGCGCTGCAGATGAACGAATACTCCGAAGCACCCGACTACGCGGCCGGGCCGCAGTGGGCGATCTTCGACGCCGACGCTGTCGAGCGCGAGGGCTGGAAAGTCGTGCCACCCTACGTCGACCCCGACGGCTATTTCTTCAGCGCCAATACGCCGCGCGAGCTGGCTGCCAAGATCAAAAACGAATATCAAGCCAAACCGATGAACGGCGAAATACTCGAAGCGACAGTGGCGCGCTACAATTCCTTCGTCGATAAAGGCGTCGATGAAGACTTCGCCAAGCCGACGCCGAAGTACAAAATCCAAAAGCCGCCGTTCTACGCCGCCTGGGGCACCGTGATCGTGCACGACACCCGCTCCGGCCTGCGCATCGACGCCAAGTGCCGCGTCGTTGATATGCAAGGCAAAGTGATTCCCGGTCTGTACTGCGCCGGCGAATCGGCCGGCGGTTTCAACCAACACGGCATGGGGCGCTGCGTTACGCAGGGGTATATTTGCGGCGCGGATGCGGCGAAACTACCCAAGTACTAA
- a CDS encoding M20/M25/M40 family metallo-hydrolase translates to MPTLTASLDPKKTQSYVDKVWTESIVPRLVEYIAIPNKSPHFDQEWKEHGHMARAVELIAEWCRSRKIAGLKLRVIEKGKRTPVIFMEIPGQVDDTVLLYGHLDKQPEMAGWSKGLGPWTPVIKGEKLYGRGGADDGYAAFASLCAIEALQAQGVPHARCVVLIESGEESGSPDLPFYVDLLRKQIGTPSLIVCLDSGCGNYEQLWGTTSLRGLIDGELSVEVLREGVHSGDASGIVPSSFRILRAILSRLEKPETGQIIPKNFYATVPKDRLAQIKVTAKVLGDDVWRKFPVLDGVRTMRSDNVEMILNRTWRPALSIIGADGLPPIANAGNVLRPRTSVKVSLRLPPTKNAQQAARELKALLEKNPPYGAKVTFKPGTPGTGWNAPEMAQWLENAVARASQTYYGKPAVYMGEGGSIPFMGMLGAKFPKAQFLITGVLGPMSNAHGPNEFLHIGYAKQLTACVASIMSDHAAVRESAIEASTSALTFPLTSQPIH, encoded by the coding sequence ATGCCAACACTCACCGCTTCCCTCGATCCGAAGAAAACCCAGAGCTATGTCGACAAGGTCTGGACCGAGAGTATCGTCCCCAGGCTCGTCGAGTACATCGCCATCCCTAACAAGTCGCCGCACTTCGACCAAGAGTGGAAGGAACACGGCCACATGGCTCGCGCGGTCGAGCTGATCGCCGAGTGGTGCCGGTCGCGCAAGATCGCGGGGCTCAAGCTCCGGGTGATCGAAAAGGGCAAGCGCACGCCAGTGATCTTCATGGAGATCCCGGGGCAGGTCGACGACACGGTGCTGCTCTACGGTCACCTCGACAAGCAGCCCGAAATGGCCGGCTGGTCGAAGGGCCTCGGTCCGTGGACCCCGGTGATCAAGGGTGAAAAACTCTACGGCCGCGGCGGCGCCGACGACGGCTATGCGGCGTTCGCGTCGTTGTGCGCCATCGAGGCGCTCCAAGCCCAGGGCGTGCCCCACGCACGCTGCGTCGTGCTCATCGAATCTGGTGAAGAATCCGGCAGCCCCGACTTGCCGTTCTATGTCGACTTACTGAGAAAACAGATCGGCACGCCGTCGTTGATCGTCTGCCTTGACTCCGGCTGCGGCAACTACGAGCAGCTTTGGGGCACCACCTCGCTGCGTGGTCTTATCGACGGCGAGCTCTCGGTGGAGGTGCTGCGCGAGGGCGTACATTCGGGCGACGCGAGCGGCATCGTGCCGAGCTCCTTTCGCATTCTGCGCGCGATTCTATCGCGGCTTGAAAAACCCGAGACCGGCCAGATCATCCCGAAGAACTTCTATGCCACCGTGCCGAAGGACCGGCTCGCGCAGATAAAGGTCACGGCGAAGGTGCTCGGCGACGATGTCTGGCGCAAGTTCCCAGTCCTCGACGGCGTCAGGACGATGCGCTCCGACAATGTCGAGATGATCTTGAATCGCACCTGGCGTCCGGCGCTGTCGATCATCGGCGCCGACGGCTTGCCGCCGATCGCCAACGCCGGCAACGTGCTGCGTCCGCGCACGTCGGTGAAAGTGTCGCTGCGCTTGCCGCCGACGAAAAACGCCCAGCAAGCGGCGCGCGAGCTCAAGGCGCTGCTCGAAAAGAATCCGCCCTACGGCGCGAAGGTGACCTTCAAGCCTGGCACGCCGGGCACGGGCTGGAACGCACCGGAGATGGCGCAATGGTTGGAGAACGCTGTCGCGCGTGCATCGCAGACCTATTACGGCAAGCCAGCCGTCTACATGGGCGAGGGTGGATCGATTCCTTTCATGGGCATGCTCGGCGCGAAGTTCCCCAAGGCCCAGTTCCTGATCACCGGCGTGCTCGGCCCAATGTCGAACGCCCACGGCCCGAATGAATTCCTGCACATCGGCTACGCGAAACAGCTCACCGCCTGCGTCGCCTCGATCATGTCCGATCACGCGGCTGTACGAGAGAGCGCAATAGAAGCCTCGACATCTGCGCTCACATTCCCATTGACGTCTCAACCCATTCATTAA
- a CDS encoding Rieske 2Fe-2S domain-containing protein encodes MLSREHNELLTRTDRGTPMGELMRRYWMPALLSEEIPVPDCPPVRVQMLGEKLVAFRDSKGKVGLLGENCAHRGTSLFFGRNEECGLRCVYHGWKFDVDGNVLETPAEPAGSDFKSKLKHTAYPTIEVAGMVLAYLGPRDKQPLFPNYEWAQVPTDQTYVTKALMDCNYLQGVEGECDSSHLSFLHREFSAEGRRQMFALDTAPEYATEETNFGMRLVATRKAGPETQYVRVSSFVMPTYCWVRARNREAHIYVPADDRHSWRYDLGFLKDRKPTLDDWNRKTQIGPGNVKIRNIRNNYLQDREMQRSTNYTGIDNFLNHDACATETMGPIYDRSQEHLGVSDKAVIGMRKYLIDAVNGLQAGKEPPHIVRDPAQNSFPNIDTFAEIIPAGIHWRERFTHLR; translated from the coding sequence ATGCTTTCGAGAGAACACAACGAACTGCTAACGCGAACCGACAGGGGCACGCCGATGGGGGAGCTGATGCGCCGCTATTGGATGCCGGCTTTGCTCTCGGAGGAAATCCCCGTGCCCGATTGTCCGCCCGTGCGGGTGCAGATGCTTGGTGAAAAATTGGTGGCGTTTCGCGATAGCAAAGGCAAAGTCGGTTTGCTCGGTGAAAATTGCGCGCACCGCGGCACGTCGTTGTTCTTTGGCCGCAACGAAGAATGCGGCCTGCGCTGTGTTTACCACGGCTGGAAATTCGACGTCGATGGCAATGTGTTGGAGACGCCGGCCGAGCCGGCGGGCAGCGATTTTAAAAGCAAGCTCAAGCACACCGCCTATCCAACCATTGAAGTTGCCGGGATGGTGCTTGCTTATCTTGGCCCGCGCGACAAGCAGCCGCTGTTTCCCAACTACGAATGGGCCCAGGTGCCGACGGATCAGACCTACGTCACCAAGGCGCTGATGGATTGCAATTACTTGCAGGGCGTCGAGGGTGAGTGTGACTCGTCGCACTTGTCGTTTTTGCACCGTGAGTTCTCCGCCGAGGGGCGGCGCCAGATGTTTGCTCTAGATACCGCGCCTGAGTATGCGACCGAAGAGACCAACTTTGGCATGCGCTTAGTGGCCACGCGCAAGGCCGGGCCAGAAACGCAGTATGTGCGCGTGTCGAGCTTCGTCATGCCGACCTACTGCTGGGTGCGAGCGCGCAATCGCGAAGCGCATATCTATGTCCCCGCCGATGATCGACACTCCTGGCGCTACGATCTAGGTTTTCTGAAAGATCGCAAACCGACTCTGGACGATTGGAATCGCAAGACCCAGATTGGTCCCGGCAACGTGAAGATTAGAAATATTCGGAACAACTATCTGCAGGACCGCGAGATGCAGCGAAGCACGAACTACACCGGCATCGACAACTTTCTGAACCACGATGCCTGCGCGACCGAGACCATGGGGCCGATCTACGATCGCTCACAGGAACACTTGGGCGTGAGCGACAAGGCGGTGATCGGCATGCGTAAGTATTTGATCGACGCCGTGAACGGCTTGCAAGCGGGCAAAGAGCCGCCGCACATCGTGCGCGATCCGGCGCAGAATAGTTTTCCCAACATCGATACCTTCGCGGAGATAATTCCCGCTGGGATTCACTGGCGGGAGCGATTTACCCACCTGAGGTAG